A single region of the Gilliamella apis genome encodes:
- a CDS encoding substrate-binding domain-containing protein, whose product MATIKDVAKLAKVSVATVSRVINDADNVSDKTRETVKRAMEKLNYYPDANARALSQQNSNTIGIVVADLSDPFSGAMISTVEKVAAKNGHFLLIGNGYHNKQQEYRAITNLIEHRCSSLVVHAKMLPDDQLIKLMQQIPGMVLINRILKGFEKRCIALDSRYGSYLAVKHLIQHGHTNIGYLSSKHSISDAIDRLQGYKDALIEHNIDINDNFIAFASPNEEGGEQAMMSLLERNRQITAIACYNDSMAAGAMSVLYDNDIKIPNDVSIIGFDDLLIARYLHPKLTTIRYPLHTMAEQAAELALRLAKGEPPPTNLINVFIPTLTKRYSVNNIG is encoded by the coding sequence ATGGCGACAATAAAAGATGTTGCAAAGCTAGCAAAAGTTTCCGTTGCAACGGTATCACGGGTAATTAATGACGCTGACAATGTAAGTGATAAGACTCGTGAAACAGTAAAAAGAGCCATGGAAAAATTAAATTATTATCCTGATGCTAACGCCCGAGCGTTATCCCAACAAAACTCTAATACTATTGGCATCGTGGTAGCAGACCTATCCGATCCATTTTCTGGCGCAATGATTAGTACTGTTGAAAAAGTTGCAGCGAAAAACGGCCATTTTTTGCTAATTGGTAATGGATATCATAATAAACAGCAAGAATATAGAGCTATAACCAATCTTATAGAACATCGTTGTTCTTCTTTAGTTGTGCATGCAAAAATGTTACCCGATGATCAATTAATAAAATTAATGCAACAAATACCTGGTATGGTCCTAATTAATCGGATATTAAAAGGTTTTGAAAAACGCTGTATTGCGCTTGATAGTCGTTATGGCTCATACCTAGCAGTTAAACATTTAATTCAGCATGGTCATACCAACATTGGATATTTAAGTTCTAAACATAGCATATCTGATGCAATAGATAGATTGCAGGGCTATAAAGATGCATTAATCGAACATAATATTGATATTAATGATAACTTTATTGCCTTCGCTTCGCCTAATGAAGAAGGTGGAGAACAAGCCATGATGTCTCTTTTAGAACGAAATCGACAAATTACGGCAATTGCCTGTTACAATGATTCAATGGCAGCTGGGGCTATGTCAGTATTATATGATAATGATATAAAAATTCCGAATGATGTTTCAATTATTGGCTTTGATGATCTTTTAATTGCTCGGTATCTACATCCTAAGCTAACAACCATTCGTTATCCACTACACACAATGGCCGAACAAGCTGCTGAACTTGCATTACGATTAGCAAAAGGAGAGCCGCCTCCGACGAACTTAATTAATGTATTTATTCCAACGTTAACAAAGCGATACTCAGTTAACAATATCGGCTAA
- a CDS encoding multifunctional CCA tRNA nucleotidyl transferase/2'3'-cyclic phosphodiesterase/2'nucleotidase/phosphatase, with the protein MSKIYLVGGSVRDRLLHLPVVDRDWVVVGATPDELLALGYQQVGKDFPVFLHPKTKEEYALARTERKSGKGYTGFICDFSKDITLEQDLIRRDLTINAIAMDQEGNIVDPYHGVNDIKLKLLRHVSPAFREDPLRILRVARFAARYHHLGFRIVAETSNLMKEMVSAGEINTLTAERVWKETEKALATEDPQVYFQVLEQCGALALLFPSLKLSCTITDALKKSTLLTDDLTVRFAVLCGEFASKTELEKLCLQIKAPNQYTKLAIMVQQFHNSVANVIQLTAEQIIELFNKIDVWRNPAHLNQLIIASQSYAKTELFPQAQYLEQAYKLALAVDVQNIIAEGYTGKLIHNELQKRRIEVLLNGI; encoded by the coding sequence ATGAGTAAAATCTATCTTGTTGGTGGTTCAGTTAGAGATAGATTGCTACATCTCCCTGTTGTTGATCGAGATTGGGTTGTGGTTGGTGCAACCCCAGATGAACTTCTGGCATTAGGTTACCAACAAGTTGGTAAAGATTTTCCTGTTTTTTTACACCCCAAAACTAAAGAAGAGTATGCTTTGGCTCGAACAGAGCGGAAATCAGGTAAAGGCTATACAGGCTTTATATGTGACTTTAGTAAAGATATTACTTTAGAGCAAGATCTTATTCGACGAGATCTTACTATAAATGCGATTGCCATGGATCAAGAAGGCAATATTGTCGATCCTTATCATGGTGTTAATGATATTAAGCTTAAATTATTACGCCATGTTTCTCCTGCGTTCAGAGAAGATCCGCTACGAATTTTACGTGTGGCTCGTTTTGCTGCCCGTTATCACCATTTAGGTTTTAGAATCGTTGCTGAAACGAGTAATTTAATGAAAGAGATGGTCTCTGCAGGTGAAATAAATACCCTTACAGCAGAAAGAGTATGGAAAGAGACTGAAAAGGCGCTAGCGACTGAGGATCCTCAAGTTTATTTTCAAGTATTGGAACAATGTGGTGCTTTAGCGTTATTATTTCCATCTCTCAAACTTTCCTGCACTATTACTGATGCATTAAAAAAATCGACTTTATTGACTGATGATTTGACTGTGCGCTTTGCAGTCTTGTGCGGTGAGTTTGCATCCAAAACTGAGCTAGAAAAACTTTGTTTACAAATTAAAGCCCCCAATCAATATACGAAATTAGCAATTATGGTGCAGCAATTTCACAATAGTGTTGCTAATGTGATACAGTTAACTGCGGAACAAATTATCGAATTGTTCAATAAAATAGATGTATGGCGCAATCCAGCCCATCTTAATCAATTGATAATTGCTAGCCAATCTTATGCTAAAACGGAATTATTTCCTCAAGCTCAATACCTTGAACAAGCATATAAATTAGCTCTAGCTGTCGATGTTCAAAATATTATTGCCGAAGGTTATACTGGAAAGTTAATTCATAATGAGTTACAAAAAAGGCGAATTGAAGTGTTATTAAACGGTATTTGA
- a CDS encoding TIGR04211 family SH3 domain-containing protein produces the protein MKKQNIITLLSFIAVAFSANAVDKYVTENVDIYLRRGPGSQYAYSNAVKAGQKVIELEKSADGKYTRIQLSNGNSAWIESNKLKDQPSFKELVPSLEAQLAEYKDKVDNAEKNQQNAIRDYAEKLQKAEQTIESLQAKNNELEQLNKQQDMKLESMLNQVDDKRRDLIVTWFTYGGLVAGGGFLLGLILPAIMPGRRKKDRWMR, from the coding sequence ATGAAAAAACAGAATATTATTACTTTACTTTCTTTTATTGCTGTAGCTTTTAGTGCCAATGCTGTTGATAAATATGTTACTGAAAATGTTGATATTTATTTACGTCGTGGCCCAGGTTCACAATATGCCTATTCAAACGCAGTTAAAGCCGGTCAAAAAGTAATTGAACTTGAAAAAAGTGCTGATGGCAAATATACCAGGATACAGCTTTCTAATGGTAATTCAGCTTGGATTGAGTCTAATAAATTAAAAGATCAACCTAGTTTTAAAGAACTTGTGCCATCATTAGAAGCACAACTCGCTGAGTATAAAGATAAAGTTGATAATGCAGAAAAAAATCAACAAAATGCCATCCGAGATTATGCGGAAAAACTACAAAAAGCTGAACAAACGATTGAAAGCCTACAAGCTAAGAATAATGAGTTAGAACAACTTAATAAACAGCAAGATATGAAGCTTGAGTCTATGTTAAATCAAGTTGATGATAAGCGCCGTGATCTGATTGTAACTTGGTTTACTTATGGTGGCTTAGTTGCTGGTGGTGGTTTCCTTCTAGGTCTTATTTTGCCGGCTATTATGCCTGGTCGTCGTAAAAAAGATCGTTGGATGCGTTAA